The Mercurialis annua linkage group LG7, ddMerAnnu1.2, whole genome shotgun sequence genome includes the window GCGTTCCTTTGCACCTTCTGGTTGTTCTCATGTGAGTACATCTTCTATGGTTGTGCTTCTGTTTATACTAGGGATTCATTTGTCCCCTGGACTGAGCTTCccttttttgtttttaagtacCTGTGTCTAAGGTTATTTGTTTGGCTGACGTGGCCTACTACTAGCGAGACCGACTCTACGCTGTATCTACACATGTGAGGGTAAAAATACAGTGTGTCTAAGATTTATTTGGGAGCGACAATGATGATATGTTCTTTGGGAGCTATGATGGAGATTCTAAAACGCGGGTTCATGATTGGGATTCGAACGAGTAGATGTTTGTCTTTACGTACTCATTttacattttgaacgtttgctTTATTTTGACAATGAAATCTGTATATTAGTACATTGTTTCATATGCGTGGATACTTTGCTTATTGAATTCCGTTTGTTTTGCATTTCAGACGCCTTGTTTTCATTTCTAGTTTGTAAGAAGTGGCCTGACTCTTTATCTTATGCTAGAATCAGTTTGACCTTTTGTAATGTTGTGTTTGGGAGCCCGTAGTCCCATATCATCCAAATAGTCAAGACTTGATGCCTAAGTCTTGAATAGTGGGAACCCGTAGACCCAACATGTTGTTGTAATTAGGAGCCCGTGGTCCAGTGGTGTTCGGATAGTGGAGATTTAATGCCACCAAGTACTTGAATAGTGGGAGTCCATAGTCTCGTGATGTTTGTATTATGGGAATCCTTTGTCCTATGATGTCTGGATGGTGTTGACCTAACCCTCCTTGCTTTCTAGCTGatagagacctgatgccccctgcTTTTTTGCTGGTTGAGACATGATGCTCCCCTGCTTTCTAGATGGTGGAAACTTAATGCCCCCTGCTTTCTAGCTAGTGGAGACCTGACACCCCCTACTTTCTGGATGGTGAAGACCTGATGTCCCCTGCTTTTTGGCTAGTGGAGACCTGATGGCCCTTGCTTTCTAACTGTTGAAGACTTTATGCCCCCTTGTTTCTGACTGGCAGGAAACTGATTCCCCCTGCTTTTtagctggtggagacctgatgccccctgcTTTCTAGATGGTGGACACCGAATGCCCCCATGATTTCTGGATGGTGGAAACCTGATGCCCCCAAGTTTATGTCTAGTAGAGACTTGATGCCCCCTGGTTTCTGTCTAGTGGAGACTTGATGCCCCCTGGTTTCCTTTGGTGGACTTTTGAAGTTGAGGACTGATGTTTGTTCTGATTTTAAAGTGAGGTTGGTGCCTGTTCTGATTCTGGAGTAAGGTGGAGGGTCAGAGCCTGTTGTTTCCGGAGTTGATTCTGTTAGTAGAGGCATGACGTTTGTTGTAAGGACTTTGATCTTTCTTGCTATCCGGATTTTTGTCTCCGGATGATTGAGGAGTGCTACCTAATCTGGGTAATTTTGCGTGTGAAGGCATGATATTTATAGATTttgttgatatatttttaagataGAGGCCTGGCGCCTGTTGATGATGGTGATTTTGGAACTAGGAGTTGAAGATGAAGGCTCGACGCTGTTGATTCTGGAACTAATTCTGTAGATAAGTTCCTAGCGCCTGTAGATTCTAATGATTATGGAGTTTGCAAAAATTGGCCCTATTTTTCCTTTTCCTGATGGAAATTGCCTTAAATTAATGTACTATATGTTTCCCTCTTATTAAAGCATTCAGTTTTCTGGTCAGGGAAACTAGATAATTGAATGAAGAGCCTAAATGGCCTTCTCTGCCTATTCCGGAATCTGTTGTATGGTCAGTTGGGACCTGTCTATTTGTTTCCAATAGTTCATGCTCATTTTAACGTTTACGTGGCGCGACTGGAAAATGCATAAGAATATCTTTGAATCGCATAATTTATCGATAAATTTTTTCGCTCCATTGTCTCATGGATTATGCTTTTTAGATTCCTGATCGTTTGTCCATTCTTTTTAGGAACATGCGCTGGTCAATAATCGTAATATGCATGTATGATAAAAGATCTATTCGACTAATTCATTCAATAGCTGGTATAATTGAGATACTTTATGTTTCAAGCGGTCGTACCCCTGTTATCAATTCGTCCTAGTGGATTTTCataattgactattttttatgtGAATGTTCTACTCAATCATTGATCGATAATCCTGGGGAGGACTTCTAGTGATTGCTGCCTCTCACTACGTAGACCGTCCCACTCCAAGATAGGATGTTGGGAGGCTGTTTGGCGTTGGACTTTTGTTTTGGATTCCTATCCGGGCTAGACGGTTCGTTTTGACGTGTACCTCCCCTTTGTAAAACTTTTTATGGATAAATCTTTTCCAGCCAGTAGATCGGAGCCCACTAGTAGGCCACTGCCTCTAGCATAAGAGAGCCTAAACAGATCACTAGTGCATTGATCAGTAAACGTCTGTCTCCCACACAAACTAGCAATTCTACTCAGCATACTAGGCTACCAAAATTCCCACGGCAGATCAGGAATCTGAATTCAAACTGGAATTCTCGCCATCtcatcaattttaaatttcatcCTCTTCTTCCATTCATTAAGGACAATCGGttgtttatcaaaaaaaattgggCCATCAATTCGAGCCCTCATCTTCCCCACAGAATTATGAAAACGAAGTAAGAACATTCTTGCGTTAATTTGGGTTACCTCACCCAGACCGCGGTTCGTCAATTTATTCATTAAGAAACCTTTCAATCAGAAAAAACCAGGTTCCAACCCAATCACCGAGCATATCAACGATAAGTTCCACTTGTCCTCTTCCTCAATGACCTCATTAGAATGAAACTTAACAATTCTAGTTCCATTACTTACAGCAGGAGGGTGATATTGCAGGCGAGCTCCATTATCTCTCGATCTATTTGGTGTAAAAGCGATTCCCAGGTTTTCTCTTTAGCTTTAGGCGCTTCATCCTTTTCTTCTATTTCATCAACTGGAGAGAACCTAGCAATAGACCCCTTCTGTGAACCTTGGTCGAATCCACTACCCTTCCCACTCTTCTCACTGACAACCGATTTAATGCTTTCAACATCATCGCTGCTCGGATCTGCCTCCAAAACTTCCTTTTCTATATCAGCCCTAACCACACTGCTTAGATCGATACTAGTTTTGTGAATCTCATTTTCCAATTCTTCCTCCACAGGTTCCTTATCCAAAACTTCATCAACGAGTTGAAGTTTCAGATTAGAGATACGCTTTTCCGTCGTATAACTGACTTTGTTAGTTCTTCTCATTATGAGAAATGGCGTACATTAGCAAGAGAGCTTTTCTAGCGCCAAGAGAGATAAATTAGAGAGAGCCataatttttcagttttaatatataggaatttataaatttcataaatttttgtaatattttcttccattatgaattaatttaaaatattgaaaactAATATCTTAAAATATCTTagatatttgtttaattaagatattttttaaaatgaaagaaaaaattaatagttgatattcaaaataaaagtgACTCTATCGTGTGTTAAATAGAAACTATCCTATCAATTATGAATAGAGGAAGTATAATACATGTTCATGGAACCAGAGGCTTAAGTACATGGACAGTAAGAGGGTCAATTGCccctcttatttaaaaaaaaaattaggtgtAATTCTTAAAgcctaatttatttattttaagtccAATTAGTTAGAGCCCAAATGCTAAAGTCCAAATATTAATGATTTGTTTGTCATAcggatttttcaatttttcaatcttAACTTTTCTTCCTTTCtaacttaatttactaaaagtTAAAATTCAAAACCCTAGATTATTGGCTTCTTCTCCACTTTCTCAAAATCTATCTGGCAAAAACAAATAGAAATTACAGGTATCTATTAATTACTTCTTTTCTATTTATCAAAGCTAAGAttgtacattttaatttttagtaattttcgGTTGCTTGCACTGTTGCACGTattgttaaattatttgttaaatttatgCAACTTTTAGTAATTCATAGAACTCATTGGCAAAGACAAAATACTTACAGATATTTcgttatatataatttaaaattgttcaTAATTTATTCATCTTGAAATTattgatataaattaattattatattgttCAATTTTCAGATATGGAgaaatattttaagaaaaaaactATGTGTGAACTATCACCGTCTattccaaataaaaagagtaatAATCAAGAGcatcaaaatttgaaaaataacatGGACAAAGTTGATTTAGCAAATCTTCCATTGGATCCTGCATTGCGAAAGCCGATTGTAAATTATAATCCTAACATACAAGAGGAAGTTCGAAGAAGATACTTACAAACCGGGCCTTGTTAACCTCGCGAGCATAATTTCAAACAAACTTTACACGGTAATGTGTTCCGAAGATTTTGTCATACTTGGTTTGATGAACATAGTTCATGGTTAGAATATATCAAAGTAAAAGAAGCACCATTTTTCTTTTGTTGTTATCTTTTCAAATCAGTAAGTAAGGATCATGCAGGTAGCACTGATGCATTTGTTGTGGAAGGTTTTACCAATtggaagaagaaagagaaattaCAGATACATATTGGAGGACCTAAGAGTGCACACAATCAAGCTGCCAACAAGTGTCTAAATTTGATGAATTAGCGACAACACCTTCAAACCATAGTTAATAAGCAATCAAGCCAATCACGAAGCGATTATTGAATTCGTTTGAGTGCTTGAATTAGTTGTGTTCGATATCTTTTAAGGCAAGGTTTTGCTTTCCGTGGTCATGATGAATCAGATGATTCAAATAGACCAGGGAGTTTCAAGGCAACTTTGCACCTTATTTGTGATCATAATGAGGATATTAAAAGGGTTGCGATAGATCAATGTCCAAGAAATTTGAAATTGACGTCTCCGGATATTCAGAAGGATATTGTAAATGCTTGTGCAATTGAAACTACCAACTCAATCCTTCATGAGTTGGGAAATAAGTTGTTCTCTATTCTTGTTGATGAATCTCGTGATATAGCCTGTAAAGAACAAATGGCACTAGTCATACGCTATGTGAATAAGGAAGGCAAAGTGGTTGAGCGTCTTTTAGATATAGTTCATGTGCAAGACACTAGTGCTTTATCACTAAAGGCGTCAATTGAAGCAATTTTTCCAAGCACAATTTGAGCATATCTAGATTGCGAGGTCAAGGCTATGATGGTGCGAGCAATATGCAAGGTGCGTTTAATGGTCttaaaactttaatttaaaaagagaATGAAAGTGCTTTTTATGTTCATTGATTTGCACATCAACTTCAACTAGCACTTGTAGATGtttcaaaaaaatcatattttcatAGCTATGCTTTTCAATTTAGCTTCAAGTAAGCGCCATGATATGCTTTTAGAGTTTCAAGCCATTAAAGACTTAAAAGAAATTGAGAGTGGTGAGCTTGAAAGTGGACATGGAAAAAACCAAAAGTGTACTCTTAAACGAGCTGTAGAAACACGATGGGGTTCACATTATTACACTTTATTGAGTTTGATTGAGATGTTTTTTTTCCATAGTTGATGTTCTTGAATTTGTGATGGAAAATGGAAAGTCGGACCAAAAAATTGGAGCTTGTACTTtgttggatttttttgcaatcttttgagattattttttgtctttatttgATGAAAAATGTGCTGGGAATTACGAATAAATTATCGCAGACGTTGCAAAGAAAGGATCAAGATATTGTAAATGCTATGACTTTGGTTAAGATAGCTAAATAACGTTTGCAACTAATGCGAGATAGTGGATGGGACTCTTTGATGGATGATGTTTCTCTGTTTTGTAAGCCATGATAATATGAAGATATGTATGTTTCCCGAGAACGAGTCAGGCGCAATTTTGAGAAAGTGAAGAACGTGCATCATTATAAGGTTGAGTTATTTTCCAATGTTATAGATTTGC containing:
- the LOC126656867 gene encoding uncharacterized protein LOC126656867 is translated as MEKYFKKKTMCELSPSIPNKKSNNQEHQNLKNNMDKVDLANLPLDPALRKPIVNYNPNIQEEVRRRYLQTGPLSKDHAGSTDAFVVEGFTNWKKKEKLQIHIGGPKSAHNQAANKQGFAFRGHDESDDSNRPGSFKATLHLICDHNEDIKRVAIDQCPRNLKLTSPDIQKDIVNACAIETTNSILHELGNKLFSILVDESRDIACKEQMALVIRYVNKEGKVVERLLDIVHVQDTSALSLKASIEAIFPSTI